GGCGGAGCCCTCTCTGGCCACGGAAACGCCGCATGTCATCAGGTCCGACGCGTACGCCCAAAGCCTGTAATGTCGCTTCCTTCTCACTCGCCCTAGGTACACGTCGGCCTTTGACAGTGAGTCCAAGCCCGCACACAGATCATGCGGTTCTCGATATTCGAGCGGCAGGTTCTCGTCGATCCACAAGATCAGAGTGTCTGGTGCTTCGTCCAGGGCCATGCAGCTTTCCCTCGATTTCCTGCAACTTCCCGACGTGAGAATATCCCTCACGCTCTCGAAGATGGTCTTCCTCGCGTCCCTGTAGCCAAGAGCGATGACATCGTCGTGCGTTACGTCTTCCCTCCCCTCCGCCAGAGATTGGACGTCGTTGATAGCCGCCCTCATGTCCCCGCCCACTCTCTCCGTTATATGGTCCAGGGCGTCCTCATCGATTTTGAACCCCTCCTTCTTCGCGATCTCTCTCAGGACGGTCTTGATCTCGGAGGACTTGAGCGGTTCGAACTTGATGGTCTTGCAGAGCGATTTGATCGCCGAGGACCTTCTTGTCAGGGCATAGTAATCATTCACAATCAGGACTATCGGTTGCTTGGATGCCCTGATGGTCTCTGTGATAGCTCCGATGCCCCCAGCGTCCTCTCTACCGAAGAGATTGTCGGCCTCATCCAGGATGATGAGCTTCCTCCTGCCCTCCTTCGAGGAGACATACTCGCCGTCGCTGGTGAACGTCTCACCGAGGGCCCCGAGAAAGGCGACCTTCCTGACGGAGGCGGCGTTGCGAGTGTCGGAAGCGTTCATCTCCACCACCCCCCAACCAAGATCGTTTGCCAGGGCCAGGGCCGCGCTCGTCTTCCCAATGCCAGGGCCTCCCGTGAGTATGACCGCCTTCTTTCCACGGCCGGTCTCCCATGTCTCCGCCCACTTCCTCAAGTCGGCAACGGCGACCTTGTTCCCGACGAC
This is a stretch of genomic DNA from Candidatus Thermoplasmatota archaeon. It encodes these proteins:
- a CDS encoding replication factor C large subunit, with the translated sequence MIEWTEKYRPATLDKVVGNKVAVADLRKWAETWETGRGKKAVILTGGPGIGKTSAALALANDLGWGVVEMNASDTRNAASVRKVAFLGALGETFTSDGEYVSSKEGRRKLIILDEADNLFGREDAGGIGAITETIRASKQPIVLIVNDYYALTRRSSAIKSLCKTIKFEPLKSSEIKTVLREIAKKEGFKIDEDALDHITERVGGDMRAAINDVQSLAEGREDVTHDDVIALGYRDARKTIFESVRDILTSGSCRKSRESCMALDEAPDTLILWIDENLPLEYREPHDLCAGLDSLSKADVYLGRVRRKRHYRLWAYASDLMTCGVSVAREGSAYGQGRYRFPLWLSKMSRSRSVRRTLRSVTEKIGGETHTSSNRARTDILPGFTHIFLNDFEFRVSTTARMELVEREVAFLLGEKEDSTAVKQTVEQAKRIREGDSVEIKEIEDFELDKEPGQKDLSQF